A window of the candidate division KSB1 bacterium genome harbors these coding sequences:
- a CDS encoding PEP/pyruvate-binding domain-containing protein produces the protein MADQDKHIENLIRELKEREKELNCVYRVEQVLADTSMDLDALLRQVVKVIPTGWQYPEPCQAKIEYEGQVFQTEGYLDSPIAQSADLVVQDKSVGRLVVSYASEVPKGRDGYFLPEEDRLLRTLADRLAHAILYLELKRLYCKWDGIGEGVGGRESERWRAIVETLRKTDRKLYIYLARKMLRQLCRAGNEPAVRLLHDFGYAEPLADQLQAEAPNRPSQKQSMERILELSDSVFQIAAEHLSGEQIVLAIQRWIREDKAMFFVRAIDNPSSTLSEVINAISRYRLSSSADVELSPANEKGVLVSLIRRLFYEQLEFINVAKQYVTLSDIFALTDRIVYHEESHGHLGGKSAGLFLAERVIRRLEGRYPLLRSVRTPRTWYITSDSLTHFLNYNGWEDVHEQKYKDLEEIRFEYPNLIQIFKHSHFPPRIVSGLSAVLEDLGERPIVVRSSSLLEDRAGAVFSGKYKSLFLANQGSKEARLEALMDAIAEVYASTFAPDPIEYRIEHGLLDFYEEMGIMMQEVVGNRVADYFLPTFAGVAFSQNEFCWSPRIRREDGVIRMVPGLGTRAVDRIADDYPTLIAPGQPQLRVNTTPDEIVRYSTKRVDLINLRTNSFQTVDFRQLVRRHGDEIPGLEWLISLYDGQMLHHPTSLYNTDLSQADVVVTFEGLLRNDFVAQIRTMLAVLRDAFGMPVDIEFAHDGRRVGREARLLRLSREISLRSNCSSRPTGMSPTEQCQPFRTLSTWTPTPMTRWPTTGSSSRWGESSAC, from the coding sequence ATGGCAGACCAAGACAAGCACATCGAGAACCTGATTCGCGAACTCAAGGAGCGCGAAAAGGAGCTCAACTGCGTCTATCGGGTAGAGCAGGTGTTGGCCGATACCTCAATGGACCTTGACGCTCTTCTGCGCCAGGTTGTCAAGGTCATCCCGACCGGGTGGCAGTACCCGGAGCCCTGCCAGGCGAAGATTGAGTACGAGGGGCAGGTCTTTCAGACGGAGGGATACCTCGATAGCCCCATCGCGCAGAGCGCCGACTTGGTGGTGCAGGACAAAAGCGTGGGCCGCCTCGTGGTCTCATATGCCAGCGAGGTGCCCAAAGGGAGAGATGGCTATTTTCTTCCAGAAGAGGATAGGTTGTTGCGTACGCTTGCTGACCGGCTGGCGCACGCGATTCTCTATCTGGAGTTGAAGCGCCTTTACTGCAAATGGGATGGGATCGGAGAGGGCGTCGGCGGGCGCGAGAGCGAAAGGTGGCGGGCCATCGTGGAAACGCTGCGCAAGACAGACCGCAAGCTCTACATCTACCTGGCGCGCAAGATGCTCCGCCAGCTGTGCCGTGCGGGCAATGAGCCTGCGGTCAGGCTCCTCCACGATTTCGGCTACGCCGAGCCCCTCGCCGACCAACTGCAGGCCGAAGCCCCCAATCGTCCCAGCCAGAAGCAGTCGATGGAGCGCATTCTTGAGCTCAGCGACAGCGTTTTCCAGATTGCTGCCGAGCATCTGAGCGGCGAGCAGATCGTGCTGGCTATCCAGCGGTGGATCCGGGAGGACAAGGCGATGTTTTTCGTGCGCGCCATCGACAATCCCAGCTCCACCCTCAGCGAGGTCATCAACGCCATCTCTCGCTACCGGCTCAGTTCCAGTGCCGATGTTGAGCTTTCCCCTGCCAACGAAAAGGGGGTTCTGGTCTCGCTGATCCGCCGCCTGTTCTACGAGCAGTTGGAATTCATTAATGTCGCCAAGCAGTATGTGACGCTCAGCGACATTTTCGCGCTCACCGACCGCATCGTCTATCACGAAGAGAGTCACGGCCATCTGGGGGGCAAGAGCGCAGGGCTCTTCCTGGCCGAGCGCGTCATTCGCCGCCTGGAGGGCAGGTATCCCCTTCTCCGCAGCGTGCGCACCCCCAGGACTTGGTACATCACCTCAGATAGCCTCACGCATTTTCTGAACTACAACGGCTGGGAAGATGTCCATGAGCAGAAGTACAAGGACCTTGAGGAGATCCGCTTCGAGTATCCGAATCTGATCCAGATCTTCAAGCATTCCCACTTCCCGCCGCGCATCGTCAGTGGGTTGAGCGCCGTGTTGGAGGATCTTGGCGAGCGGCCCATCGTGGTGCGCAGTTCCAGTCTGTTAGAGGATCGCGCCGGGGCCGTGTTCTCGGGCAAGTACAAGAGCCTGTTCCTGGCCAATCAGGGCAGCAAGGAGGCACGCCTGGAGGCGCTCATGGATGCGATTGCCGAAGTGTATGCCTCCACCTTTGCCCCGGACCCCATCGAGTACCGCATCGAGCACGGCTTGCTGGACTTTTACGAAGAGATGGGCATCATGATGCAGGAGGTGGTGGGCAACCGGGTGGCAGACTATTTCCTGCCCACGTTCGCCGGCGTCGCCTTCAGCCAGAACGAATTCTGCTGGTCCCCGCGCATTCGGCGTGAAGACGGGGTCATCAGAATGGTGCCGGGACTTGGCACAAGGGCAGTGGACCGCATTGCCGACGACTACCCCACCTTGATTGCCCCAGGGCAGCCACAACTGCGCGTCAATACCACGCCCGATGAGATCGTTCGCTACTCCACAAAGCGGGTCGACCTCATCAACCTGCGCACCAATTCCTTCCAGACCGTGGACTTTCGCCAGTTGGTGCGCCGCCATGGCGATGAAATCCCGGGATTGGAGTGGCTAATATCGCTCTACGATGGGCAGATGTTGCACCATCCGACCTCGCTCTACAACACCGACCTGAGCCAGGCTGACGTCGTGGTAACGTTCGAGGGGCTATTGCGCAACGACTTTGTCGCCCAGATCAGGACGATGTTGGCGGTGCTGCGGGACGCCTTCGGCATGCCGGTGGACATTGAGTTCGCTCATGACGGCCGCAGAGTCGGTCGCGAGGCGCGGCTCCTTCGGCTATCCCGCGAGATATCCCTAAGGAGCAATTGCTCTTCACGGCCAACCGGTATGTCTCCAACGGAGCAGTGCCAGCCATTTCGCACATTGTCTACGTGGACCCCAACGCCTATGACGCGCTGGCCGACCACGGGCAGCTCCTCCAGGTGGGGCGAGTCGTCGGCCTGCTGA
- a CDS encoding Glu/Leu/Phe/Val dehydrogenase encodes MKAKGYNPFETAQAQFDKVAEMLQLDQGTKELLRNTQREYHFSIPVRMDSGEVKVFRGFRVVHNDARGPAKGGVRFHPSETIDTVRALAMWMTWKCAVVDIPLGGGKGGVVCDPHHLSMREQELLCRGWVRQVGWDIGPVRDVPAPDVYTNPQHMVWMMDEYETMHAGKYPGVITGKPVGIGGSLGRTEATGYGVVYTVREALKELGIDIKGTTASCQGFGNVAQYAIDLFQKLGGKVIAASYWDEADKAAYTFRRESGLDMQELWPITDRLGAIDKAKAQELGYEILPGDAWIEQDVDILIPAALENQINETTVGKISKRVTLIAEGANGPTTLEADKVIQERGIFLIPDFLANAGGVTCSYFEQVQCNTNFFWTKEEVLQRLDEKMTTAFHAVYELARRRNLYMRDAAYVISIDRVAQATRMRGWV; translated from the coding sequence ATGAAGGCAAAGGGCTATAACCCCTTCGAAACGGCACAAGCGCAGTTCGACAAGGTTGCCGAGATGCTGCAATTGGACCAGGGGACCAAGGAGTTGCTCCGCAATACGCAGCGAGAGTATCATTTCAGCATCCCGGTGAGGATGGATTCTGGCGAGGTAAAGGTCTTTCGTGGCTTTCGCGTCGTGCACAATGATGCCCGTGGCCCGGCCAAGGGCGGCGTTCGGTTTCATCCCTCCGAGACCATTGACACCGTCCGCGCTCTGGCCATGTGGATGACCTGGAAGTGCGCGGTGGTAGACATCCCTCTGGGCGGCGGCAAAGGAGGAGTGGTCTGTGACCCGCACCACCTGAGCATGCGAGAGCAGGAACTGTTGTGCCGCGGCTGGGTCAGGCAGGTCGGCTGGGACATCGGGCCAGTCCGCGATGTGCCTGCGCCGGATGTCTACACCAACCCGCAGCACATGGTGTGGATGATGGACGAGTACGAGACCATGCACGCCGGCAAGTACCCTGGGGTCATCACCGGCAAACCGGTGGGGATCGGCGGGTCGTTGGGAAGGACCGAGGCGACCGGCTACGGCGTCGTCTACACGGTGCGCGAGGCTCTCAAAGAGTTGGGCATCGACATCAAGGGCACGACAGCGAGCTGCCAAGGGTTTGGCAATGTCGCGCAGTACGCCATCGACCTGTTCCAGAAACTGGGCGGCAAAGTCATCGCTGCCTCATATTGGGATGAGGCCGATAAGGCGGCCTACACCTTCAGGCGCGAGTCGGGTTTGGACATGCAGGAGCTCTGGCCCATCACGGACCGGCTCGGAGCTATTGACAAAGCCAAGGCGCAGGAGCTTGGCTACGAAATCCTCCCTGGCGACGCCTGGATAGAGCAGGACGTCGATATCCTCATCCCCGCTGCTCTGGAGAACCAGATCAACGAGACGACTGTCGGCAAGATTAGCAAGCGCGTCACACTCATCGCCGAAGGTGCCAATGGGCCGACCACGCTTGAGGCCGACAAGGTCATCCAGGAACGGGGCATCTTCCTCATCCCGGATTTTCTGGCCAACGCCGGCGGCGTCACTTGTAGTTACTTCGAACAGGTGCAGTGCAATACCAACTTTTTCTGGACAAAGGAGGAGGTGTTGCAGCGGCTCGATGAGAAGATGACCACCGCGTTCCACGCCGTGTACGAGCTCGCCAGACGCCGCAACCTTTACATGCGCGATGCGGCGTACGTCATCTCCATTGATCGCGTGGCGCAGGCCACGAGGATGCGTGGCTGGGTGTAG
- a CDS encoding amidohydrolase, which translates to MAIVGEAHLVCCLVSVVGLLLAYADGAEGRPRGAKPSTLGGQIDRLAAEVQEQVIAWRRDFHRHPELSNREFRTAGVVAAELQRLGLEVRTGVAHTGVVGLLRGAKDSPVVALRADMDALPVTEELDLPFASRVRTTFRGQEVGVMHACGHDAHMAMLLGAAAVLSRLRAELPGTVKFIFQPAEEGAPEGEQGGAAPMIAEGVLENPAPSAIFGLHVFPFPAGTIAYCPGPAMAAVDELRITVKGRQTHGAAPWRGVDPVVVSAQIILGLQTIVSRQINLTEAPAIVTIGSIHGGVRNNIIPEQVELWGTIRSFGEQTREDLHRRITRTATSIAEAAGATAQVQIIKGYPVLVNDPDLTKRMVPVLRQVSAGGEALQVPPKTTAEDFAYYAQRIPGLFFNLGVAPRDADPDTVAENHSPRFFVDESALVVGVRALAHLAASFLEMESKK; encoded by the coding sequence ATGGCCATTGTGGGTGAGGCGCATCTGGTTTGTTGCCTGGTCTCCGTGGTGGGCTTGCTGCTGGCCTACGCGGATGGTGCAGAAGGCCGCCCGCGCGGGGCGAAGCCGAGCACACTCGGCGGCCAAATAGACCGTCTGGCGGCGGAAGTCCAAGAGCAGGTGATTGCCTGGCGCCGTGATTTTCATCGCCACCCTGAGCTGTCAAATCGCGAGTTCCGAACGGCGGGGGTCGTTGCCGCAGAGCTGCAGCGCCTGGGGCTGGAGGTGCGCACCGGCGTGGCGCACACCGGCGTAGTTGGCCTGCTCCGGGGCGCGAAGGATTCCCCGGTGGTGGCGTTGCGCGCGGATATGGATGCCTTGCCGGTGACCGAGGAACTGGATCTCCCCTTTGCCTCGCGCGTGCGCACTACCTTCCGCGGGCAAGAGGTGGGGGTGATGCACGCCTGCGGCCACGATGCGCATATGGCGATGCTCCTTGGTGCGGCTGCGGTGCTCTCGCGCCTGCGCGCCGAGCTCCCCGGCACGGTGAAGTTCATCTTCCAGCCGGCAGAGGAGGGAGCGCCAGAGGGTGAACAAGGCGGCGCGGCGCCGATGATCGCCGAAGGGGTACTGGAGAATCCCGCGCCCTCGGCTATTTTCGGCCTGCATGTGTTTCCTTTCCCGGCCGGTACAATTGCTTACTGCCCGGGCCCGGCAATGGCAGCGGTGGATGAGCTGCGTATTACCGTGAAGGGGCGGCAGACGCACGGTGCGGCGCCCTGGCGCGGCGTGGACCCGGTGGTGGTCAGCGCGCAGATCATCCTGGGGCTGCAGACCATCGTCAGCCGCCAGATCAACCTCACCGAGGCGCCCGCCATCGTGACCATCGGCAGCATTCACGGCGGGGTGCGCAACAATATCATCCCTGAACAGGTGGAGCTGTGGGGCACCATCCGGAGTTTCGGGGAGCAGACGCGAGAGGATTTACACCGCCGCATCACACGCACCGCCACTTCCATCGCCGAAGCCGCTGGTGCCACGGCGCAAGTGCAGATCATCAAGGGCTACCCGGTGCTGGTCAATGACCCCGATCTGACCAAGCGCATGGTGCCGGTGCTGCGCCAGGTGTCCGCAGGCGGCGAAGCGCTCCAGGTACCGCCAAAGACCACGGCAGAGGATTTTGCCTACTATGCGCAAAGAATCCCAGGGCTCTTTTTCAACCTCGGCGTCGCACCCCGTGACGCCGACCCGGACACGGTAGCCGAGAATCACTCCCCTCGCTTTTTTGTGGACGAGAGTGCGCTGGTGGTCGGCGTGCGCGCTCTGGCACATTTGGCAGCGAGCTTTCTGGAAATGGAATCGAAGAAGTGA
- a CDS encoding MBL fold metallo-hydrolase yields MLIEFLGTGGATTIPRPLCSCRVCAQARERGVPYSRSGPSLFIHGPDILIDTPEESAWQLARSAVRHVNGCLYSHWHPDHTAGRRVFEMNMDWLHWPQAPRCCDVYLPPRVAADFRRGLGLWNHFSYLQEKGVVRVVELAEGEELLINGARIRPIPLAVGFVYAFLVEEGQARLLVVADEHIGWQAGPEVAGVDLAVLPMGIPEFHPLSGARLVAADHPILQSEATFAQTLELVRSLAAKRVILTHIEEPCDLSYDDLRLLEARLQEEGLPVSFAFDTQIVSV; encoded by the coding sequence ATGCTTATCGAGTTTCTCGGTACCGGAGGTGCCACCACCATCCCTCGCCCGCTGTGTTCGTGTCGGGTCTGCGCCCAGGCGCGCGAACGCGGGGTGCCCTATTCTCGTTCTGGGCCAAGCCTTTTCATTCACGGCCCGGACATCCTCATTGACACACCCGAGGAAAGCGCTTGGCAGCTGGCGCGCTCCGCGGTGCGGCATGTCAACGGCTGCCTGTACTCGCACTGGCACCCGGATCACACTGCAGGGCGCCGGGTCTTCGAGATGAACATGGACTGGCTGCATTGGCCCCAAGCGCCACGCTGCTGCGACGTGTACCTGCCGCCGCGCGTGGCTGCCGACTTTCGGCGCGGACTTGGCCTATGGAACCACTTCAGTTACCTGCAGGAGAAGGGGGTGGTGCGCGTGGTGGAACTGGCGGAAGGGGAGGAACTCCTCATCAACGGCGCGCGCATAAGGCCCATCCCGCTAGCGGTGGGTTTTGTATACGCCTTTCTTGTGGAGGAAGGCCAAGCGCGCCTGCTGGTGGTCGCTGACGAGCATATCGGCTGGCAAGCAGGCCCTGAGGTGGCAGGGGTGGACCTTGCGGTGCTGCCGATGGGGATTCCTGAGTTTCATCCGCTCAGTGGCGCCAGGCTTGTGGCTGCTGACCACCCCATTCTCCAGTCCGAGGCCACCTTCGCGCAGACCCTGGAGCTGGTGCGGAGCTTGGCGGCAAAGAGGGTAATCCTAACCCACATTGAAGAGCCGTGCGACCTGTCCTACGACGACCTGCGCCTGCTGGAGGCGAGATTACAGGAGGAAGGTCTGCCGGTCAGCTTTGCATTCGACACGCAAATCGTGTCCGTCTGA
- a CDS encoding methyltransferase domain-containing protein encodes MDFFSIVAPVYDRLIPVADLEALRRHLRLPCAGLLLDVGGGTGRISHGFAGYVGGAVVVDRSLAMVRRVPRGRRVWAVVADAARLPFRPATFARVLAVDALHHFAAQELAINELAAVLGGGGRLVIEEPDISRLAIKCLAVGERLLGMRSGFLPGEKLASLLSSQGLDVTVVRGRSFVVWVNGDKEEARGEILPGRVSSDH; translated from the coding sequence GTGGACTTTTTCTCAATTGTCGCACCGGTCTACGACCGGCTGATACCTGTCGCCGACCTTGAGGCCCTGCGGAGGCATCTGCGGTTGCCTTGTGCCGGGCTCCTCCTCGATGTGGGAGGGGGAACCGGGAGGATCTCACACGGGTTTGCCGGCTATGTAGGCGGGGCCGTGGTGGTCGATCGCTCGCTGGCCATGGTGCGCCGGGTTCCTCGCGGGCGGCGGGTGTGGGCCGTGGTTGCCGATGCTGCGCGTCTGCCTTTTCGGCCCGCGACCTTCGCCCGCGTTCTCGCTGTGGACGCGCTTCACCACTTCGCCGCCCAAGAGCTGGCAATCAACGAGCTTGCCGCCGTGCTCGGCGGAGGAGGGCGTCTGGTGATCGAGGAGCCAGACATCAGCCGGCTGGCAATCAAGTGCTTGGCCGTGGGAGAGAGGCTTTTGGGGATGCGCAGTGGTTTTCTTCCGGGTGAGAAGCTTGCCTCTTTGCTTTCATCACAGGGGTTGGACGTGACTGTGGTGCGGGGTCGGAGCTTTGTCGTTTGGGTGAATGGCGACAAAGAGGAGGCTCGCGGCGAAATACTGCCCGGCCGGGTCAGCTCTGATCACTGA
- a CDS encoding YitT family protein — translation MSKRGLISARLRALCLRLRPVRDYLFITVGSFVMALGIGVFLVDAHVVPGGVSGLSMTIHYLSGGAIPVGALMWLLNVPLYVWGVRQLGPQFGVRTFYGFSTNSLFVDLVRGEIPGLRHIRLQDTAAIRNLIEHDFLFLVLCGSVLLGIGLGIIFKFKGSTAGSDIVAAILQKKHGIKPGQAIMAIDFAVISLAGAVIHWRGLAVAKPVLVLTLYAFFLLFVSSRIIDVILDGMDYARSALIVSAKSDQVAETIMNRLSRGATALKGRGLYTGQDREVLYTVVNRKEVNQLIEMVKEIDPNCFMIISNVHEVLGEGFKRRV, via the coding sequence GTGAGCAAGCGAGGGCTCATCTCTGCCCGCCTGCGAGCCCTTTGCCTGCGGCTGCGCCCGGTGCGTGACTACCTGTTCATAACTGTTGGTTCTTTCGTGATGGCACTGGGCATTGGGGTCTTCTTGGTCGACGCCCATGTGGTGCCAGGCGGCGTCAGCGGGCTGTCCATGACCATCCACTACCTCTCTGGTGGCGCTATTCCGGTCGGGGCGCTGATGTGGCTGCTGAATGTGCCGCTCTACGTGTGGGGTGTCCGCCAGCTGGGGCCCCAGTTCGGGGTGCGGACCTTCTACGGTTTTTCTACCAACTCGCTCTTTGTTGACCTCGTGCGCGGCGAGATCCCTGGTTTACGGCACATCCGCCTGCAGGACACGGCCGCGATCCGCAACTTGATCGAACACGACTTCCTGTTCTTGGTGCTCTGCGGGAGCGTGCTCCTCGGCATAGGCCTGGGGATCATTTTCAAGTTCAAGGGCAGCACTGCCGGTTCGGATATTGTGGCGGCCATTTTGCAGAAGAAGCACGGCATCAAGCCGGGACAGGCGATTATGGCGATCGACTTTGCCGTCATCAGCTTGGCTGGGGCAGTCATCCACTGGCGCGGCCTGGCCGTGGCGAAACCTGTCCTGGTGCTTACTCTCTACGCATTCTTTCTCCTTTTTGTCTCCAGCCGCATCATCGATGTCATCCTCGATGGGATGGACTATGCGCGGTCTGCGCTCATTGTCTCGGCGAAGAGCGACCAGGTGGCCGAAACCATCATGAACCGCCTCAGCCGTGGTGCCACCGCCTTGAAGGGGCGCGGTCTGTACACGGGCCAAGACCGAGAAGTGCTCTATACCGTGGTCAACCGCAAGGAGGTCAACCAGCTCATTGAGATGGTGAAAGAGATCGATCCCAACTGCTTCATGATTATCAGCAACGTGCACGAGGTGCTGGGCGAAGGGTTCAAACGCCGCGTGTAG
- a CDS encoding phosphate-starvation-inducible PsiE family protein: MTRVIYVFERCVTTAVVVMMMVAIAAATVELVVILVRELLNPPLMLLDIEEMLEVFGFFLMILIGLELLATVRAYLRQARLCVEVVFLVAMTALARKVIVLDYKEVPPLVLLGIAALLVALAGGYMMLRRVHTQRLPESEDATGPCGPPPWADAKGPCE, from the coding sequence ATGACGAGGGTCATTTACGTTTTCGAACGCTGCGTGACCACCGCCGTCGTGGTCATGATGATGGTGGCCATTGCCGCCGCGACGGTCGAGCTGGTGGTCATCCTGGTGAGGGAGCTCCTGAACCCCCCTTTGATGCTCTTGGACATCGAAGAGATGCTGGAGGTTTTTGGTTTCTTCCTCATGATCCTGATAGGACTTGAGCTCTTAGCCACCGTCCGTGCCTACCTTCGGCAGGCACGACTCTGCGTAGAGGTAGTCTTCTTGGTGGCGATGACCGCCCTGGCGCGCAAGGTGATCGTTCTTGATTACAAGGAGGTGCCCCCATTGGTGCTGCTGGGGATCGCCGCACTCCTCGTCGCCCTTGCCGGGGGATACATGATGCTCAGGCGCGTGCACACACAGCGCCTCCCGGAGAGCGAGGACGCCACTGGCCCTTGCGGCCCGCCCCCCTGGGCAGATGCAAAAGGCCCCTGTGAGTGA
- the nifU gene encoding Fe-S cluster assembly scaffold protein NifU, with protein sequence MTDITSEYTEKVMDHYEHPRNVGVVENANGVGVVGNPACGDVMKLTIRVENNRIVDAKFKTFGCGAAIATSSMVTEMVKGKTLEEALAITNKTVAEALGGLPKVKMHCSVLAEDALKAAIDDYRKRVAAGEKV encoded by the coding sequence ATGACGGACATCACCAGTGAGTACACCGAAAAGGTAATGGATCACTACGAGCATCCACGCAATGTGGGGGTGGTGGAGAATGCCAACGGCGTGGGAGTGGTGGGCAATCCCGCCTGCGGCGATGTGATGAAACTCACCATCCGCGTGGAGAACAATCGTATCGTCGATGCCAAGTTCAAGACCTTTGGCTGTGGGGCGGCCATTGCTACCAGCTCCATGGTTACCGAGATGGTCAAGGGCAAGACTTTGGAGGAAGCCTTGGCGATCACCAACAAGACCGTGGCAGAGGCTCTGGGCGGCTTGCCTAAGGTAAAGATGCACTGCTCGGTGCTGGCAGAAGACGCCCTGAAAGCGGCCATCGACGATTATCGGAAGCGCGTTGCGGCAGGCGAGAAGGTTTAA
- a CDS encoding IscS subfamily cysteine desulfurase → MNPIYMDHHATTPLLPEVLEAMLPYLTDEFGNPSSTTHVYGTVARTAVEKAREQVAALVGAASAEEIIFTSGATESDNLALKGVAQQLKDKGRRIITIATEHKAVLDTAKKLQKEGFEIVFAPIDEFGVVDLEGLRELMDDSTILVSIQYANSEIGTLQLIAAIGELAKERGILFHSDAVQALARVPVDVQREHIDLLSISGHKIYGPKGVGALYIRKGVKLVAQMDGGGHERGYRSGTLNVPGIVGLGKAAEIGKRDLKEEAARLTQLRERLRQGIESSLDYVKLNGHPTQRLPNNLNYSFAFVEGESLILSLKEFALSTGSACTSASLQSSYVLRAIGVPESLAHCSLRFGLGRSNTAEHVDLLVERLKTSVAKLREMSPLYEMAKEGVDIDAISWGPHRH, encoded by the coding sequence ATGAACCCTATCTACATGGATCACCATGCGACCACGCCGCTGCTCCCAGAGGTGCTGGAGGCAATGTTGCCCTATCTGACCGACGAATTTGGCAACCCATCCAGTACGACCCACGTCTACGGCACCGTTGCCCGCACTGCCGTGGAGAAGGCCCGGGAGCAGGTGGCGGCGTTGGTGGGGGCGGCCTCGGCCGAGGAGATTATTTTCACCAGTGGCGCTACCGAGTCGGACAATCTTGCCCTGAAAGGAGTGGCGCAACAGCTCAAGGATAAAGGGCGGCGGATCATCACCATCGCCACCGAGCACAAGGCCGTGTTGGACACGGCCAAGAAGTTGCAGAAGGAAGGCTTCGAAATCGTCTTTGCGCCCATCGATGAGTTCGGGGTGGTGGACCTCGAGGGCCTTCGCGAGCTCATGGACGATTCGACCATCCTGGTGAGCATCCAGTACGCAAATAGCGAGATTGGCACCCTGCAGCTTATCGCTGCCATTGGCGAGCTTGCCAAAGAGCGGGGCATCCTCTTTCACTCCGACGCGGTGCAGGCGTTGGCGCGGGTGCCCGTGGACGTGCAGAGGGAGCACATCGACCTGTTGTCCATCTCTGGGCACAAGATCTACGGGCCGAAAGGGGTCGGTGCGCTGTACATCCGCAAAGGGGTGAAGCTGGTGGCGCAAATGGATGGCGGCGGTCACGAACGAGGCTACCGCTCAGGGACGCTCAACGTGCCGGGCATCGTCGGCTTGGGCAAGGCCGCGGAGATCGGCAAGCGTGACCTGAAGGAGGAAGCGGCACGACTCACCCAGTTGCGGGAGCGATTGCGGCAGGGAATCGAGTCCTCGCTCGACTATGTGAAGCTGAACGGGCATCCCACGCAGCGCCTCCCCAACAACCTCAACTACAGCTTCGCCTTTGTGGAGGGCGAGTCATTGATCCTCTCCTTGAAGGAGTTTGCCCTGTCCACGGGCTCGGCGTGCACCTCAGCGTCGTTGCAGTCCTCCTATGTGTTACGGGCCATCGGGGTTCCCGAGTCGCTGGCGCATTGCTCGTTGCGCTTCGGCCTTGGACGGAGCAACACTGCGGAGCACGTTGACCTCCTTGTGGAGCGGCTCAAGACGAGCGTGGCCAAACTCAGGGAGATGAGTCCGCTGTACGAGATGGCCAAGGAGGGCGTGGACATAGACGCCATCAGCTGGGGGCCGCACCGCCACTGA
- a CDS encoding deoxyribonuclease IV codes for METPTSQPRPILGAHVSIAGGLHRAPARGLAIGCDAIQIFTKNQVQWKAPPLSEEEIAAFRTEFQQSGLACVVTHDSYLINLASPDQAVRTRSLDSLVGELLRAEQIGAPYLVMHPGAHMGDGEEKGLRLIAEGVSTAIDRSGTQQVMVLYETTAGQGSVLGYTFEQLAALLEMTTPRSRVGVCLDTCHVFAAGYELRSPEGLAETLATFDRLIGLAHLQVIHLNDSKRELASRIDRHEHIGKGEIGLEGFRLLLKEERLQHIPMLLETPGEEKDFAANLRTLRDLLA; via the coding sequence GTGGAGACGCCAACGAGCCAACCACGACCGATCCTCGGGGCGCACGTTTCCATTGCCGGGGGGTTGCACAGGGCCCCGGCTCGAGGCTTGGCCATCGGGTGCGATGCCATCCAGATCTTCACCAAGAACCAGGTGCAGTGGAAGGCGCCACCCCTGAGCGAGGAGGAGATCGCCGCTTTCCGCACAGAGTTCCAGCAGTCGGGGCTGGCGTGCGTGGTCACTCACGACTCGTATCTCATCAATTTGGCCAGTCCTGACCAGGCGGTGCGAACGCGCTCCTTGGACAGCCTCGTCGGCGAGCTCCTGCGCGCGGAGCAGATTGGCGCCCCCTACTTGGTGATGCACCCAGGCGCACACATGGGCGATGGAGAGGAAAAGGGGCTTCGGCTTATCGCTGAGGGGGTGAGCACCGCAATAGACAGGAGCGGCACGCAGCAGGTAATGGTGCTCTACGAGACGACCGCAGGCCAAGGGTCGGTTCTCGGCTACACTTTCGAGCAATTGGCTGCCCTGCTGGAGATGACCACCCCGCGGTCGCGGGTGGGAGTATGCCTGGACACCTGTCATGTGTTTGCCGCCGGCTACGAACTCCGTTCCCCCGAAGGGCTGGCGGAAACCCTGGCTACGTTTGACCGCCTGATCGGTCTTGCGCATTTGCAGGTGATTCACTTGAACGACTCAAAGCGGGAATTGGCAAGTCGCATCGACAGGCATGAACACATCGGCAAAGGGGAGATCGGGCTGGAAGGCTTCCGGCTGCTGCTGAAGGAGGAGAGACTGCAGCACATCCCCATGCTCTTGGAGACGCCGGGAGAAGAGAAAGACTTTGCAGCGAACTTGCGAACCCTTCGCGACCTCCTCGCCTGA